One window of the Rufibacter radiotolerans genome contains the following:
- the fbaA gene encoding class II fructose-bisphosphate aldolase: MPKFRPGVLYGDEVQDLFDYANKHNFALPAVNVIGTNSINAVLETAKAVNSPVIIQFSQGGAQFYAGKGLNNDGQAAAIAGAISGAHHVHLMAEAYGVPVVLHTDHAARKLLPWIDGLLDAGEKFHAQHGKPLFSSHMLDLSEEELEENISTCASYLDRMNKLGMTIEIELGVTGGEEDGVDNSDVDSAHLYTQPEHVAHAYEELKKISHRFTVAAAFGNVHGVYKPGNVELRPEILKNSQDFIQQKYGTSENPVHFVFHGGSGSEKEKIKEAIEYGAIKMNIDTDMQWAFWDGIKNYYEDKKGYLQAQIGNPDGEDSPNKKYYDPRVWLRKGEETFIARLKEAFEDLNCLNRNA, encoded by the coding sequence ATGCCAAAATTTAGACCTGGTGTTCTGTACGGAGATGAGGTGCAGGACTTATTTGATTACGCCAACAAACACAACTTCGCACTGCCAGCCGTAAACGTGATTGGCACTAACTCCATCAACGCGGTTCTAGAAACAGCTAAGGCGGTAAACTCGCCGGTTATCATTCAATTCTCCCAGGGCGGCGCGCAATTCTATGCGGGCAAAGGCCTTAACAATGACGGCCAGGCCGCTGCTATTGCTGGGGCTATCTCTGGCGCGCACCATGTACACTTAATGGCCGAGGCCTATGGCGTACCGGTGGTGTTGCACACAGACCATGCCGCCCGCAAACTGTTGCCTTGGATTGACGGCTTACTAGATGCCGGCGAAAAATTCCATGCCCAACACGGCAAGCCCCTGTTCAGCTCCCATATGCTGGATCTTTCTGAAGAGGAACTGGAAGAGAACATCTCTACCTGCGCCTCATATCTGGACCGCATGAACAAACTGGGCATGACCATTGAAATTGAACTGGGCGTGACTGGTGGAGAGGAAGACGGCGTAGACAACTCAGACGTTGACAGCGCGCACCTCTACACCCAGCCAGAGCACGTAGCCCATGCCTATGAGGAACTGAAGAAGATCAGCCATCGCTTCACTGTAGCGGCCGCCTTCGGAAACGTGCACGGCGTGTACAAGCCCGGCAACGTCGAGCTTCGCCCCGAGATCCTGAAAAACTCCCAGGATTTCATCCAGCAGAAATACGGCACCTCTGAGAACCCGGTACACTTTGTATTCCACGGCGGCTCTGGCTCTGAGAAAGAGAAGATCAAGGAAGCCATTGAGTACGGCGCCATCAAAATGAACATTGACACTGACATGCAGTGGGCATTCTGGGACGGCATCAAGAACTACTACGAAGACAAAAAAGGCTACCTGCAAGCCCAGATCGGCAACCCCGACGGCGAAGACAGCCCGAACAAGAAATACTATGACCCCCGCGTGTGGTTACGCAAAGGCGAAGAGACCTTCATTGCCCGCCTTAAAGAGGCCTTTGAAGACCTCAACTGCCTGAACCGAAACGCATAG
- a CDS encoding 2TM domain-containing protein, translating to MEIEKDKLLWKMAKKRVAFRRHLFTYLMVNLVMWAVWHFSNGDSFTVDGLPWPAWVTFGWGTGLAFNFYDAYYGFQDDATEREYEKLARKKKV from the coding sequence ATGGAAATTGAGAAAGACAAGCTCCTCTGGAAAATGGCGAAAAAGCGGGTAGCTTTTCGCAGACACCTGTTCACGTACCTAATGGTTAACCTGGTTATGTGGGCCGTCTGGCATTTCTCCAACGGAGATAGCTTTACGGTAGATGGCTTGCCCTGGCCCGCCTGGGTGACCTTTGGCTGGGGAACAGGCCTGGCCTTCAATTTCTATGACGCCTATTATGGCTTCCAGGATGATGCCACTGAACGGGAGTATGAGAAGCTGGCACGCAAGAAGAAGGTGTAG
- the polA gene encoding DNA polymerase I, whose protein sequence is MSTPDKRLFLLDAMALIYRAHFAFSKNPRINSKGMNTGAALGFTNTLVDLLNREKPTHIGVCYDAPSKTFRHDNFVEYKANRQAMPEDISIAIPYVKKIVAAFGIPGMMLDGFEADDIIGTLSCKAEKAGFDVFMMTPDKDYYQLVTDHVFVYKPAFLGNAIEVIDKPKVLERWEISNVKQVIDILGLQGDAVDNIPGIPGIGEKTAKTLIQKYGSVENLIAHSHELKGKQKENVETYAEQGLMSKELATIHLDVPIDFDEQGLLYEGPDMDKLAALFDELEFRQLATRVLGTASPAVPKPISNKPTVGKGFKSDKPMGQTSLFDMPAGETMAPEEGAERETAGGEYVTGIRKTIDTTLHEYHLLTTPEQRQQLLKYLKLQKEVSFDTETTSIDAITARLVGISFCYLPGEAYYIPVPPQDEDAAREIVQEFKEILESPTITKIGQNIKYDLVVLQRYGIDVQGPLFDTMLAHYLLEPDMRHNMDLLAETYLHYTPIAIETLLGKGKHQLTMDKLPALQIYEYACEDADVTLQLKNYFDPLLEKQGLKRLFNDVENPLVRVLGHMEREGVSIDAEALAESSVSLQASIQEIEQKIFNLAGMEFNIGSPKQLGEVLFDRMQLGGNKIKKTKTGQYATGEEILSKLAFEHEIVQLILDHRQLTKLKSTYVDALPQLICKEDNRLHTSYNQAVAATGRLSSTNPNLQNIPIRTEKGREIRKAFVPRDENHVLLSADYSQIELRIMAHFSNDATMKEAFQKGLDIHASTAAKVFHVPVEEVDSDMRRKAKTINFGIIYGISAFGLAERLAIPRREAAEIIEAYFQEFPAVKQYMDSAINEAREKEFVETLLGRRRYLRDINSRNQNVRGYAERNAINAPIQGTAADIIKIAMINIDQWLREQKLASRMILQVHDELVFDVLKDELPIVQPKIEELMKNAFPLSVPMEVGLGTGENWLQAH, encoded by the coding sequence ATGAGTACACCAGACAAACGCCTGTTTCTGCTAGACGCCATGGCGCTCATTTACCGGGCCCACTTCGCGTTCAGTAAGAACCCCAGAATCAACTCCAAAGGCATGAATACCGGCGCCGCGCTGGGCTTTACCAACACGTTGGTAGACCTGCTCAACCGCGAGAAGCCTACCCATATTGGCGTGTGCTATGACGCGCCTTCCAAGACCTTCCGGCACGACAATTTTGTGGAGTACAAGGCCAATCGGCAGGCCATGCCCGAAGATATCTCCATCGCCATACCCTACGTGAAGAAGATTGTGGCCGCCTTCGGGATACCCGGCATGATGCTGGACGGGTTTGAGGCCGATGACATCATTGGCACGCTTTCCTGCAAGGCTGAGAAAGCCGGGTTTGACGTCTTCATGATGACCCCGGACAAGGACTACTATCAACTGGTCACCGACCACGTCTTCGTCTATAAGCCGGCGTTTCTGGGCAACGCCATTGAGGTCATAGACAAACCCAAGGTGCTGGAGCGCTGGGAGATCAGTAACGTAAAGCAGGTGATTGACATTCTGGGGTTGCAGGGCGATGCCGTGGATAATATACCCGGTATACCCGGAATAGGCGAGAAAACCGCGAAGACGCTCATCCAGAAATATGGGTCGGTGGAGAACCTCATTGCCCACTCCCATGAGCTCAAAGGCAAGCAGAAAGAGAACGTGGAAACGTATGCCGAGCAAGGCCTGATGTCCAAGGAACTGGCCACCATTCACCTGGACGTGCCCATTGACTTTGACGAGCAGGGCCTGCTGTATGAAGGCCCGGATATGGACAAGCTGGCTGCGCTGTTTGATGAGCTGGAGTTCCGGCAATTGGCCACCCGCGTGCTGGGTACCGCCTCGCCGGCCGTTCCAAAGCCCATCTCCAACAAACCCACTGTGGGCAAAGGCTTTAAGTCTGACAAGCCTATGGGGCAGACCTCTTTGTTTGACATGCCTGCGGGGGAGACCATGGCCCCGGAAGAAGGTGCCGAACGGGAAACCGCCGGTGGGGAATATGTAACCGGCATCAGGAAAACCATTGACACCACTTTGCATGAATACCATTTGCTGACCACCCCAGAACAACGGCAGCAATTGCTTAAATATTTAAAACTGCAGAAAGAGGTGTCCTTTGACACCGAGACCACCAGCATAGACGCCATTACGGCCCGTCTGGTGGGCATCTCATTCTGTTATCTGCCTGGCGAGGCCTATTACATACCGGTGCCCCCACAGGATGAGGACGCCGCCCGCGAGATAGTGCAGGAGTTCAAGGAGATTCTGGAGAGCCCCACCATTACCAAGATTGGCCAGAACATTAAGTATGACCTGGTGGTGCTGCAGCGCTACGGCATAGACGTGCAAGGTCCGCTCTTTGACACCATGCTGGCCCACTACCTGCTGGAGCCCGACATGCGCCACAACATGGACCTGCTCGCCGAGACGTATCTGCACTACACCCCCATCGCTATTGAAACGCTGCTGGGCAAAGGCAAGCACCAGCTCACCATGGATAAGCTGCCCGCTTTGCAGATTTATGAATATGCCTGTGAAGACGCAGATGTCACCCTGCAACTCAAAAACTACTTTGACCCACTTTTAGAAAAACAAGGCCTGAAACGCCTGTTCAATGACGTGGAGAACCCGCTGGTGCGCGTGCTGGGCCACATGGAGCGCGAAGGCGTAAGCATAGACGCTGAGGCGCTGGCCGAGTCTTCAGTCTCACTGCAGGCCAGCATACAGGAAATTGAGCAGAAGATCTTCAACCTGGCGGGCATGGAATTCAACATCGGGTCGCCTAAGCAGTTGGGTGAGGTGCTGTTTGACCGTATGCAGTTGGGCGGAAATAAGATCAAAAAAACCAAAACCGGGCAGTATGCCACCGGCGAAGAGATCTTGTCCAAGCTGGCCTTTGAGCACGAGATTGTGCAGCTCATTCTGGACCACCGGCAACTCACCAAACTCAAGAGCACCTACGTGGACGCCCTGCCGCAATTGATTTGCAAAGAGGATAACCGTCTGCACACATCTTACAACCAGGCCGTGGCCGCTACCGGCCGATTGAGCTCCACCAACCCCAACCTGCAGAACATCCCCATCAGGACAGAGAAGGGCCGCGAGATACGCAAAGCCTTCGTGCCCCGTGATGAAAACCACGTGCTGCTGTCTGCAGATTATTCGCAGATTGAGCTAAGAATCATGGCGCACTTCAGCAATGACGCCACCATGAAAGAGGCCTTCCAGAAGGGCTTGGACATTCACGCTTCTACGGCCGCCAAGGTGTTCCACGTGCCCGTGGAGGAGGTGGACTCAGACATGCGCCGCAAGGCTAAGACCATCAACTTCGGGATCATCTACGGTATCTCCGCGTTCGGCCTGGCCGAACGCCTGGCTATTCCGCGCCGCGAGGCCGCCGAGATCATTGAAGCCTATTTCCAGGAGTTTCCGGCGGTGAAGCAGTACATGGACAGCGCCATCAACGAGGCCCGCGAGAAGGAATTTGTGGAGACCCTGCTGGGCCGCCGCCGCTACCTGCGGGATATCAACAGCCGCAACCAGAACGTACGCGGCTACGCCGAACGAAACGCCATCAACGCACCTATCCAGGGCACTGCGGCAGACATCATCAAGATTGCCATGATCAACATTGACCAATGGCTGCGCGAGCAGAAGCTGGCCAGCCGCATGATCTTGCAGGTGCATGATGAATTGGTGTTTGACGTGCTTAAAGACGAATTACCTATTGTGCAGCCTAAGATTGAGGAGCTCATGAAAAACGCCTTCCCGCTGAGCGTACCTATGGAGGTGGGCCTGGGAACCGGTGAGAACTGGCTACAGGCGCACTAG
- a CDS encoding lipocalin-like domain-containing protein, producing the protein MKKHYLLLTILAIFSLSFTACNDDDEDEKPDDKKLLTGKSWKITAFTAAQGPASYDIYSDMEPCDQDDLWKFSDNGSYEINEGPSKCDPNSAQVYESGTYTLDNKTLITTESGSSNTYKVVEITATTLKLTTEQAISGTNTTFNLTFAGQ; encoded by the coding sequence ATGAAAAAACATTATTTGCTCCTCACTATTCTGGCCATTTTCTCTTTATCCTTTACCGCGTGTAACGATGATGATGAGGACGAAAAACCAGATGACAAAAAGCTTTTGACCGGCAAGAGCTGGAAAATAACCGCCTTCACAGCGGCCCAAGGGCCTGCTTCCTATGATATCTATTCAGACATGGAGCCCTGCGACCAGGATGACCTCTGGAAGTTCTCAGACAATGGCTCTTATGAAATAAATGAAGGCCCCAGTAAGTGTGATCCTAATTCTGCGCAGGTGTATGAGTCTGGAACCTACACCCTTGATAATAAGACTCTCATAACTACTGAATCTGGCAGCTCCAATACCTATAAAGTAGTGGAAATCACAGCTACCACCCTTAAGCTCACTACAGAGCAGGCTATCAGCGGCACCAATACCACCTTCAATCTCACCTTTGCCGGGCAATAA
- a CDS encoding lipocalin-like domain-containing protein, with protein sequence MKNYPLLLLLFCATLFTTACSKDDEDPAPTKEEMVQNKRWQITGFTVSNILIGTIDYYASLESCQKDNYLEFKPGNVLLANEGATKCDPAAPQQTQGTWKIEGDVMTLSAPGLTAGLPVTELKLTIKELTATTLTADFNESISGLPVTGTVKMTAM encoded by the coding sequence ATGAAGAACTACCCACTCCTCCTGCTTTTATTTTGCGCCACCCTATTTACCACCGCCTGTAGCAAAGACGATGAAGACCCAGCCCCTACCAAGGAGGAAATGGTACAGAACAAGCGGTGGCAGATCACGGGCTTTACCGTGTCTAACATCTTGATAGGGACCATTGACTACTATGCCTCCCTTGAGAGCTGCCAGAAAGACAATTACCTGGAGTTCAAGCCCGGCAATGTGCTGTTAGCCAATGAAGGAGCCACCAAGTGTGACCCCGCCGCTCCCCAGCAAACCCAGGGCACCTGGAAAATAGAGGGTGACGTAATGACCTTATCAGCGCCGGGGCTTACGGCTGGCCTGCCCGTGACTGAACTGAAACTGACCATAAAGGAACTGACTGCCACTACCCTTACCGCTGACTTTAATGAAAGCATCTCTGGCCTGCCCGTCACCGGCACGGTGAAAATGACGGCCATGTAA
- a CDS encoding SGNH/GDSL hydrolase family protein encodes MRNILHRLGTVALLSSAFLFAGCEPEFEDDVVLSKGSLDLSKYVAVGNSLTAGYQDNGLYLEGQVYSYPNILANQFGYVGGGAFIQPLFQPGQENGAGYIRLGGFSASGAPMLVPVTNNLAIRKDVAPLPGGPRLTKFSGAVNNWGVPGISILASATPLYGGVNPYFERLLPDAEVGQKSYIEKVVATQPTFFSVWLGNNDVLGYATAGGVEDPANPFGGITAPAQFSAIYSQLVAGLSRNKTAKGIVATIPDVRAVPFFTTVGPTFKAGLPAAVTAVVALTKSGASRKVIPRNDIRSGTTGTTLFTLTSTAYLGLLGQPTGRYWRDQARAKFPTDAAARDQEIRRYLQTYQLDTTKMFGLSGENPLPSALVLDADEQADIQAATTAYNNTIKAVAQANDLAVFDAFEFFNSIQTPFSMNGVSYSPAYITGNLFSLDGVHPTPRGYAVIANEMIKAINTKYNTSIPTIDITQFRSVLIP; translated from the coding sequence ATGAGAAATATATTACACAGACTGGGCACCGTAGCCCTTCTTTCCAGCGCTTTCCTCTTTGCGGGTTGTGAGCCCGAATTTGAAGATGACGTTGTCCTGAGCAAAGGCAGCCTTGACTTATCAAAATATGTGGCCGTAGGTAACTCCCTTACCGCCGGGTACCAGGACAATGGCCTGTATCTGGAAGGTCAAGTGTACTCGTACCCTAACATCTTAGCCAATCAGTTTGGGTATGTGGGAGGCGGCGCATTTATTCAACCATTGTTCCAGCCTGGCCAGGAGAATGGGGCAGGGTATATCCGTTTGGGTGGTTTCTCTGCTAGCGGCGCCCCTATGCTAGTGCCTGTCACTAATAACTTAGCCATAAGAAAAGATGTAGCACCTTTGCCTGGTGGGCCTAGGCTTACTAAATTCTCTGGGGCAGTGAATAACTGGGGAGTCCCGGGCATCTCTATTTTGGCTAGCGCCACCCCTCTGTACGGAGGCGTTAACCCTTACTTTGAACGTCTGTTGCCAGATGCAGAGGTAGGGCAGAAGAGCTACATAGAGAAAGTAGTGGCCACACAGCCTACCTTCTTTTCTGTTTGGTTAGGAAACAATGACGTGTTGGGGTATGCCACTGCTGGCGGTGTAGAAGACCCCGCTAACCCATTTGGAGGAATCACCGCTCCTGCTCAGTTCTCAGCCATTTACTCCCAACTAGTTGCTGGCCTTTCCAGAAACAAGACTGCTAAGGGTATTGTCGCTACTATTCCAGATGTTCGGGCAGTTCCTTTCTTTACCACAGTGGGCCCTACGTTCAAAGCCGGGTTACCAGCCGCGGTAACAGCCGTGGTAGCGCTTACCAAAAGTGGAGCGAGCCGCAAAGTTATCCCTCGTAACGATATCAGATCAGGCACCACCGGTACCACCTTATTCACTCTTACTTCTACCGCCTATCTGGGTCTTCTGGGACAGCCTACTGGCAGATACTGGAGAGATCAGGCACGCGCAAAATTCCCGACTGATGCCGCCGCCAGAGACCAGGAGATTAGAAGGTACTTACAAACCTACCAGCTTGACACAACCAAGATGTTTGGTTTAAGCGGTGAAAACCCTTTGCCTAGTGCTTTGGTGTTAGACGCAGACGAACAAGCCGATATCCAGGCTGCTACAACTGCCTATAACAATACTATTAAGGCGGTGGCACAGGCAAACGATTTAGCTGTATTTGATGCCTTTGAGTTCTTTAACAGTATTCAAACTCCTTTCAGCATGAATGGCGTTTCCTACTCACCAGCGTATATTACAGGCAATCTGTTTTCTCTGGACGGAGTACACCCTACGCCTAGAGGCTATGCCGTTATTGCTAATGAGATGATAAAAGCTATCAACACCAAATACAATACCTCCATCCCCACTATTGACATAACTCAATTCCGGAGTGTGCTTATCCCATAA
- a CDS encoding OmpP1/FadL family transporter, which translates to MKSKLLAFLGCAMLSAGVANAGGFQANLQGQKQLGMGHTGTGLALDQSSIFFNPGALAHLRQNGIQLGVSALNSKIAYREPFPGVSEAQTDNKISTPFQVYASFGKEDSPLRFGIGIYTPYGSSVNWGDTWQGRFGLNELTLQAIFIQPTISYQVNDKIGIGAGFVYSTGKVNLQRSIPLISSNGVESGLELDGAASGMGFNVGVFFKPTDKLSLGLTYRSKVEMEVKEGDVTFTLPTAPVLAPSFTATQFDATLPLPANITLGVGFKPTDKLTIAVDLQRVQWSAYKSLRFDFNGNAGGPGVTSSESPRNYEDVFIYRLGLQYQVSDILTVRAGGYYDQSPVQSGYLTPETPDADSRGVSTGLTLALSEKVDLDASFLYINKKERTDDAKGSGGVPGTFKSIAYIPGVGLNYKF; encoded by the coding sequence ATGAAAAGTAAATTACTAGCCTTTTTGGGATGTGCCATGCTCTCTGCAGGCGTCGCCAACGCGGGTGGCTTCCAGGCTAACCTTCAGGGGCAAAAGCAGTTAGGCATGGGCCACACCGGAACCGGCCTGGCCCTTGACCAAAGCAGCATCTTCTTTAACCCCGGAGCCCTGGCCCATTTGCGCCAAAACGGTATACAACTGGGCGTAAGTGCGTTGAACTCCAAAATTGCTTACCGTGAGCCCTTTCCGGGCGTTTCTGAAGCCCAGACAGATAACAAGATCAGCACGCCTTTCCAGGTCTATGCCTCTTTTGGCAAAGAAGATAGCCCCCTGCGTTTTGGTATTGGTATTTACACCCCTTACGGTTCTTCCGTGAACTGGGGAGACACCTGGCAAGGACGCTTCGGCTTGAATGAGCTAACCTTGCAGGCCATCTTCATTCAGCCTACCATCAGCTACCAGGTGAATGACAAGATTGGCATTGGCGCTGGCTTTGTTTACTCTACCGGTAAAGTGAACCTGCAAAGAAGCATTCCTTTGATCTCTTCTAACGGTGTGGAAAGCGGTCTTGAACTAGACGGCGCCGCCAGCGGTATGGGCTTTAACGTGGGCGTTTTCTTTAAACCTACAGATAAGCTTTCGTTGGGGTTAACCTATCGCTCAAAGGTAGAGATGGAGGTAAAAGAAGGAGATGTGACTTTCACGCTGCCTACGGCTCCAGTGCTGGCTCCTAGCTTTACCGCCACCCAATTTGACGCTACCCTGCCATTGCCGGCCAACATTACCTTAGGGGTTGGGTTTAAACCCACCGATAAACTCACTATTGCCGTTGACTTGCAGCGGGTACAGTGGAGCGCCTATAAATCTCTGCGCTTTGACTTTAACGGCAACGCCGGCGGCCCTGGGGTTACTTCCAGCGAAAGCCCCCGCAACTATGAAGATGTGTTCATTTACCGTTTAGGCTTGCAGTACCAGGTGTCTGATATTTTGACGGTACGTGCCGGCGGGTATTATGACCAGTCTCCGGTTCAGTCTGGTTACCTCACCCCAGAAACGCCAGATGCAGACTCTAGAGGGGTATCTACCGGTTTAACCCTGGCCCTGTCTGAGAAGGTAGATTTAGACGCTTCGTTCCTGTACATCAACAAGAAAGAGCGCACCGATGATGCCAAAGGCTCTGGTGGCGTACCAGGTACCTTTAAGTCAATTGCCTACATCCCTGGGGTTGGGCTTAACTACAAGTTTTAA
- a CDS encoding NAD(P)/FAD-dependent oxidoreductase, with amino-acid sequence MYDVLIVGGGPAGLSAAMLLGRCMRKVALFDTGQYRNSYSHAMNGFISRDGTPPQEFLELSRQDLEKYEVEFKQKRIVQITKEGELFKACDQDNQVYISRKVLLATGLCDRWPKLEGAEAFYGSSIHHCPYCDGYESKNKPLAAYGKNRDAVGLSLSLKTWSSDVMLFTDGTKKLSRADRELLARNKVKVNLLPIERLEGEGGHLQRIVLKNGEVEDREALFFATGSDQHSDLAAQLQCDFTSKGVVKTYKHQQTNVPGLYVAGDAARDMQLVIVAAAEGTKAGVAINMELQKEFRL; translated from the coding sequence ATGTATGATGTTTTAATAGTAGGAGGCGGGCCGGCCGGCCTGAGCGCCGCCATGCTGCTGGGGCGCTGTATGCGGAAAGTTGCACTATTTGATACCGGTCAATACCGCAACTCCTATTCACATGCCATGAACGGGTTCATCTCCCGTGACGGCACCCCGCCGCAGGAGTTTCTGGAACTGAGCCGGCAAGATCTGGAAAAGTATGAGGTGGAGTTCAAGCAGAAACGCATTGTACAGATCACCAAAGAGGGGGAGCTGTTCAAAGCCTGTGATCAGGACAACCAGGTCTATATCTCCAGAAAGGTGTTGCTGGCCACGGGCCTGTGTGACCGGTGGCCCAAACTGGAAGGGGCAGAAGCCTTCTACGGCTCCAGCATTCACCACTGCCCGTATTGTGACGGGTATGAGTCTAAAAACAAACCGCTGGCGGCATATGGCAAGAACCGTGACGCCGTTGGCCTTTCGCTCTCGCTTAAAACCTGGAGCAGTGACGTGATGCTGTTTACAGACGGTACCAAAAAACTATCCCGGGCAGACCGCGAGCTGCTGGCGCGCAACAAGGTAAAGGTAAACCTGCTGCCCATAGAGCGTCTGGAAGGCGAAGGCGGGCACCTGCAGCGCATTGTGCTCAAAAACGGCGAGGTGGAAGACCGTGAAGCCCTGTTCTTTGCCACCGGTTCAGACCAGCACTCAGACCTGGCCGCGCAACTGCAGTGTGACTTCACCAGCAAAGGCGTGGTGAAAACCTACAAGCACCAGCAAACCAATGTGCCCGGTCTGTACGTGGCCGGTGACGCCGCCCGTGACATGCAACTGGTCATTGTGGCGGCCGCCGAAGGCACCAAAGCCGGGGTGGCCATTAACATGGAACTGCAGAAAGAATTCAGGTTGTAG